The Litchfieldia alkalitelluris genome has a window encoding:
- a CDS encoding DUF350 domain-containing protein: MIGFWENEFIQTAAYFSVVVLCIIVFLAIFELVTKYNNWDEIKRGNMAVAMATGGKIFGLANIFRYSISNHDTLLTMIGWGMFGFLLLLLGYFIFEFLTPKFKIDDEIAKDNRAVGFISMVISIGLSYVIGGGIG, from the coding sequence ATGATCGGCTTTTGGGAAAATGAGTTTATCCAAACAGCAGCTTATTTTAGTGTTGTTGTCTTATGTATCATCGTGTTTTTAGCCATTTTTGAGCTTGTTACTAAATATAATAACTGGGATGAAATTAAACGAGGGAATATGGCTGTAGCCATGGCAACAGGAGGAAAGATCTTTGGCTTAGCCAATATTTTTAGGTATTCAATTAGTAACCATGATACTCTTTTAACTATGATTGGTTGGGGGATGTTTGGTTTTTTGTTACTATTACTTGGCTATTTTATTTTTGAGTTTCTAACACCAAAGTTTAAAATTGATGATGAAATCGCTAAAGATAACCGTGCTGTTGGATTCATTTCTATGGTTATATCCATTGGCCTTTCGTATGTAATTGGTGGTGGAATAGGATAA